AACGGACGCGCCCGCTCCGGCCGGTGGGCGGGAGCGGGCGGATCACCGGTAAGCGGTCAGGACGGTTCGCGGGCCGGGGTGTCGCGCGTCTTTTTGGCCTTCGGCAGCACGTCTGCGAGGTCCGCGGGCGTGATGGACCGTTCCTGCGCGCCCAGGCTGGTGGCGGCCAGAGCGCCGGCGGCGTTGGCGGCGCGGGCGGCCTCGGCCATGTTCACGCCGCTCAGCACCGCGTGCGCGAATGTGGCGGTGAAGGTGTCGCCGGCGCCGGTGGTGTCCACGACGTCGCCTTCCGGGAGCACGGCGTCCACGAGTTCGGTGTCGGTGGGCGTCCACGTGATCGAGCCCATCTTGCCGACCTTCACGACCACGCGCTGCGCGCCGGCTTGCCCGAGTTTCGCCAGCGCCGCGCTGATGCTGCCGGTGCCAGTCAGGGCCTGGAGTTCGTGCTGGTTGAGGGTGAGGTAGTCCGAGCCGATCACGTCGTCCAGCAGGCTGGTGCGGGCCTTGTTCACGGCGCCGGTGCCCAGGTCGATGAACACCGGCACCGCCTTCTTGGCGCCGCGGGCGTACGCGATGGCCTGGAGGGCGTACTCGCGCTGCGGCCCCTCGATCAGGGCGTAGGCATTCACGATCAGGGCGTCGCTGGTCTCGATGTCCCGCTTCTTCAGCTTGGCCGGATCGAGCTGGCGGTTGGCGGCGCCGTCGCTGATCATGGTGCGGTCGCCGGCGTCGGTCTGCATGACGGTGATGGTGCTGGTCAGGTGCTGGTCGTCCTGCTGGATGGCGCCGGTGCCCACGCCGCTGCGGCGCACGTGGCTCAGCGCGTACTCCGCGAAGGGGTCGACGCCGACGCACGCGGCGAGCGTGACGGTGTGGCCCAGGCGGGCCAGCGTGACGCTGATGGTGCCGCCCGCGCCGCC
This region of Deinococcus metalli genomic DNA includes:
- a CDS encoding carbohydrate kinase family protein produces the protein MKFYVIGDVTVDHLYHLGRLPRAGEEVTPLRASMKPGGAGGTISVTLARLGHTVTLAACVGVDPFAEYALSHVRRSGVGTGAIQQDDQHLTSTITVMQTDAGDRTMISDGAANRQLDPAKLKKRDIETSDALIVNAYALIEGPQREYALQAIAYARGAKKAVPVFIDLGTGAVNKARTSLLDDVIGSDYLTLNQHELQALTGTGSISAALAKLGQAGAQRVVVKVGKMGSITWTPTDTELVDAVLPEGDVVDTTGAGDTFTATFAHAVLSGVNMAEAARAANAAGALAATSLGAQERSITPADLADVLPKAKKTRDTPAREPS